One window of Microcoleus sp. FACHB-672 genomic DNA carries:
- the nth gene encoding endonuclease III produces MSITRKWSATQQRALEILIRLKRLYPDAKCTLNYETPVQLLVATILSAQCTDERVNKVTPALFSRFPDAPALAGADLEELETLVRSTGFYRNKAKNIKGACRMIGDKFQGQVPKRMELLLELPGVARKTANVVLAHAYGINQGVTVDTHVSRLSRRLGLTEHTDAVRVERDLIRLLPQEDWENWSIRLIYHGRAICNARKPLCEACALADLCPCANLPQPLMPADVDAGVVDAGVGSA; encoded by the coding sequence ATGAGCATCACACGTAAATGGTCAGCCACTCAGCAACGGGCGCTCGAAATTTTGATTCGCTTAAAGCGTCTTTATCCAGATGCTAAATGCACACTTAATTATGAGACGCCGGTGCAGTTGTTGGTGGCAACGATCCTCTCCGCACAATGCACAGATGAGCGGGTGAATAAGGTGACACCGGCACTATTTAGCCGGTTTCCTGATGCACCCGCCCTTGCCGGCGCGGATTTAGAAGAACTCGAAACTTTAGTACGTTCCACCGGCTTCTATCGCAACAAGGCCAAAAATATCAAGGGCGCTTGTCGCATGATCGGAGACAAATTTCAAGGTCAAGTGCCGAAGCGGATGGAACTGCTGCTGGAGTTGCCGGGAGTTGCCAGAAAAACCGCCAATGTCGTTTTAGCCCATGCCTACGGCATCAATCAAGGCGTTACGGTGGATACCCACGTCAGCCGCCTCAGCCGCCGGTTAGGCTTGACTGAACACACCGATGCCGTGCGCGTTGAGCGAGATTTAATTCGTCTATTGCCCCAGGAAGATTGGGAAAATTGGTCAATTCGGCTAATTTATCACGGACGCGCCATTTGTAATGCCCGCAAACCATTGTGCGAAGCCTGCGCCCTTGCGGATCTGTGCCCTTGTGCCAATCTCCCCCAACCTTTGATGCCGGCAGATGTGGATGCCGGTGTTGTTGATGCCGGTGTTGGGAGTGCCTGA
- the rpsN gene encoding 30S ribosomal protein S14 has product MAKKSMIEREKKRQRLVDKYADRREELKEEFANATTPAAKIEVHRQLQQLPRNSAPTRLRNRCWLTGRSRGYYRDFGLSRHVIREMAHTGLLPGVVKSSW; this is encoded by the coding sequence ATGGCCAAGAAGAGCATGATTGAGCGGGAAAAGAAACGCCAGCGTCTAGTGGATAAGTACGCTGATAGACGAGAAGAGTTAAAAGAAGAGTTTGCCAATGCCACTACGCCGGCAGCCAAAATAGAAGTTCACCGGCAACTGCAACAGCTGCCGCGTAACAGCGCTCCTACCCGGCTCCGCAATCGTTGCTGGCTCACAGGTCGCTCCAGAGGTTACTATCGTGACTTTGGCTTGTCTCGCCACGTTATTCGAGAAATGGCTCACACAGGATTGCTACCGGGCGTGGTTAAGTCCAGCTGGTAG
- the aat gene encoding leucyl/phenylalanyl-tRNA--protein transferase: MKFDIPAIIQGYAQGYFLMANDGEEGSLGWYSSRQRALIPLDGRFRYPRSLQRFLNQERFTAAINRDFQGVMAGCANRETTWISSELQEIYWQLYQAGWAYSFETWQGDELAGGILGIAIGGAFIGESMFYRIPEGSKVAMVKLVEHLQTQQFLLFDAQMMNPHLERFGAYTVSEQEYEPLLRKAVRRQCSLQ; encoded by the coding sequence ATGAAATTTGATATTCCTGCGATTATCCAGGGGTACGCTCAAGGCTACTTCCTAATGGCCAATGATGGGGAAGAGGGTAGCTTGGGGTGGTATTCCAGCCGGCAACGAGCGTTAATTCCCCTAGATGGGCGTTTTCGCTATCCCCGTTCATTGCAACGCTTTCTCAATCAAGAACGCTTTACAGCAGCCATTAACCGCGATTTTCAGGGCGTTATGGCCGGTTGTGCCAACCGAGAAACAACCTGGATTTCCTCAGAACTGCAAGAGATTTACTGGCAATTGTATCAAGCCGGCTGGGCTTATAGTTTTGAAACCTGGCAAGGAGATGAACTAGCCGGTGGTATTTTAGGAATTGCTATCGGGGGCGCTTTTATTGGTGAATCTATGTTTTATAGAATTCCCGAAGGCTCAAAAGTCGCAATGGTTAAATTAGTCGAACACCTGCAAACGCAACAGTTCCTATTATTTGACGCGCAAATGATGAACCCCCATTTAGAACGATTTGGAGCCTATACTGTTAGCGAACAAGAGTATGAACCCCTGCTCAGAAAAGCTGTGCGACGCCAGTGTTCTTTGCAGTAA
- a CDS encoding Uma2 family endonuclease, with translation MVQSIPQLLGSDEFIKRYGDDERYELIDGELINMEPTGLHEQVAAMIGRKLNVEIDRQNAAYFIPYRCLIRLLGTETAFRPDVIVLAQSQMVNEPLWKQEPIITLGASIKLVVEVVSTNWQNDYARKVEDYAILGVPEYWIVDYLGVGGREYIGKPKQPTITICTLVEDEYQKQLFRGDDFLVSSIFPELRLTAKEIFAAVN, from the coding sequence ATGGTTCAATCAATCCCACAACTTCTTGGCAGCGATGAATTCATTAAGCGATACGGTGACGATGAGCGCTATGAATTAATTGATGGCGAATTAATTAATATGGAACCAACAGGATTACATGAGCAAGTCGCTGCGATGATTGGACGAAAACTAAATGTGGAGATCGATCGCCAGAATGCTGCTTATTTTATTCCCTATCGATGTCTCATCAGGCTTTTAGGAACAGAGACAGCTTTTCGGCCTGATGTCATTGTGTTAGCTCAATCTCAGATGGTAAATGAACCTTTATGGAAACAGGAGCCGATCATTACATTAGGCGCTTCAATAAAGCTTGTGGTTGAAGTTGTCAGTACAAACTGGCAGAATGATTACGCCCGAAAGGTTGAGGACTATGCAATTTTAGGGGTTCCTGAATATTGGATTGTGGACTATCTGGGTGTTGGCGGCAGAGAGTACATTGGCAAACCTAAACAGCCAACGATTACAATTTGTACCTTGGTCGAGGATGAATATCAAAAGCAATTATTTCGGGGAGACGATTTTCTCGTGTCTTCAATTTTTCCAGAGTTACGACTAACGGCTAAGGAAATCTTTGCAGCAGTAAATTAG
- a CDS encoding DUF3598 family protein → MSSQWNNFLQNLGEWQGSFTQLSPAGELLNMTPSVLFLEGLEDNQKVRLRLRRFASNSGGLEETNVQEMVREYSSLGRDILFFENGAFSQGSIQLAPYAEFGAELGFIANNNRLRLVQLFNQDGKLNKLTLIREMRADTEVVERPPLTLDQLLGEWQGEAQTLYPDWRSPDTYSTTLKLQKDGADRVVQQLSFGTGTDTQTITSTGRIEGQIILFEENSVPVQVLMLPDGASSTCPQSLQLRQSFFLEAGWLIQPNLRQRLIRRYSDKGEWVSLTLVTERKIN, encoded by the coding sequence ATGTCTTCTCAATGGAATAATTTTTTACAAAATCTCGGAGAGTGGCAAGGTTCATTTACTCAGCTTTCCCCTGCCGGTGAATTGCTGAATATGACGCCAAGTGTGCTTTTTTTAGAAGGGTTAGAGGATAACCAAAAAGTTCGCCTCAGATTGCGCCGGTTTGCTTCTAATTCTGGCGGTTTAGAGGAAACCAATGTTCAGGAGATGGTGCGGGAGTACAGTTCTCTAGGGCGAGATATCCTGTTTTTTGAGAATGGAGCATTTTCTCAAGGCAGCATCCAATTAGCACCCTATGCAGAATTTGGAGCAGAATTAGGTTTCATTGCTAATAACAACCGGCTGCGTTTGGTACAGCTATTTAACCAGGATGGCAAGCTGAATAAATTGACGTTGATCCGGGAAATGCGGGCGGATACAGAGGTTGTCGAACGCCCTCCCTTAACTTTAGATCAATTGTTGGGAGAATGGCAGGGGGAGGCGCAGACGCTTTATCCTGACTGGCGTTCGCCCGATACTTATTCCACAACACTGAAATTACAAAAAGACGGTGCTGATCGGGTGGTGCAACAATTGAGTTTTGGCACCGGCACAGATACTCAAACGATTACTTCTACGGGTCGAATTGAGGGGCAAATTATCCTTTTTGAAGAAAATTCTGTGCCGGTGCAAGTGCTTATGTTACCTGATGGCGCGTCTTCTACCTGCCCTCAATCTTTGCAGTTACGTCAATCGTTCTTTTTAGAAGCCGGTTGGTTAATTCAGCCGAATCTGCGTCAGCGTTTGATTCGCCGGTATAGTGATAAGGGTGAATGGGTGAGTTTGACTCTGGTTACTGAGCGCAAAATTAATTAA
- a CDS encoding caspase family protein yields the protein MGLKRREFLQRAGSLLAGLGMSEALLGRMGDRYYQALAQPNARKLALLVGINQYGSGNTLNGCVTDVDLQRELLIHRFGFQPADVLTITDSLATRNNIENAFVSHLKEQAGADDVVVFHFSGYGRRIHAGGESESAQDSTAKLQNSLVPVDGILGSDTTLVNDLLEETLLLLIRSLQTESVLAVLDTSYTYPGTGLQGNLRIRSRPTPMADATDSEELNFQQQLREGITQKRSSGLPGVILTAAAPDRQAAEMQWNGFSAGLFTYALTQSLWWATPATTLNFNLQRAACTLKQLAGKDQQPQILHETGKKNTLPVPVSPVGADGAVISVGDDGKTVQVWLAGLPARVLESYGVNSLLRIVPQEPAADENASLLQIRSRSGLTAQAQLLSANGLAATPLKVGQFVQEAVRVLPRNITLTVALEAGLDRIERVDATSAFSTISHVSPVVAGEQPADCLFGRVRETLLAQTPTAALPTLAQGSYGLFSLAQDLIPNTIGEGGEAVKAAVRRLTPQLQTLLAAKLWRLTANEGSSRLGITATLEQVEGTEQRVQLERKTLREQSNKRTARAAHQDADLGVLNLSAGSRIQYRLRNDSDRPVYYILLGLDHRGRAYAGGVCEAVALCAVQPAGTTEVAQTETSVQQNAIAPGESVTIPSAASQSVWIVRGTRGVTEAQVICSTSPFTRTSAALAAAMPSRGDAQPIGVLSDPLPVAQALLQDLHQASAGSAQLAGISSDAFAFDVNAWATLSFIYQVV from the coding sequence ATGGGACTGAAAAGGCGGGAATTTTTGCAACGAGCCGGCAGCTTGCTGGCAGGGTTGGGAATGAGTGAAGCATTGCTGGGGCGGATGGGCGACCGCTACTATCAAGCCCTAGCACAGCCAAACGCGCGGAAGTTGGCGCTACTCGTTGGCATTAACCAGTATGGCAGTGGCAACACTCTCAATGGCTGTGTGACGGATGTGGATCTGCAACGAGAACTGCTCATTCACCGCTTTGGCTTTCAACCGGCAGATGTTTTGACAATCACCGACAGCCTCGCAACCCGCAATAATATTGAAAATGCCTTCGTCAGCCATCTGAAGGAACAAGCCGGTGCGGATGATGTGGTGGTTTTCCACTTCAGCGGTTACGGGCGTCGCATTCATGCCGGCGGTGAGTCTGAATCGGCTCAAGATTCAACCGCGAAACTCCAAAATTCTCTCGTGCCGGTGGATGGTATCCTTGGCTCCGATACCACCCTCGTTAATGATTTATTAGAAGAAACACTACTGCTGCTCATACGCTCACTACAGACAGAAAGTGTCTTGGCAGTGCTCGATACCAGCTACACCTATCCCGGCACCGGCTTACAGGGAAATCTGCGAATTCGCTCTCGCCCAACCCCGATGGCAGATGCAACCGACTCTGAGGAACTGAATTTTCAGCAACAGTTGCGGGAAGGAATTACTCAAAAACGCTCCTCTGGGTTGCCTGGAGTGATTCTGACAGCAGCCGCACCTGATCGGCAAGCGGCTGAAATGCAGTGGAATGGGTTTAGCGCCGGCTTATTTACTTACGCCCTTACCCAAAGTTTGTGGTGGGCAACACCGGCAACCACGCTAAACTTCAACCTGCAACGGGCTGCCTGTACCCTCAAGCAACTGGCAGGCAAAGATCAGCAGCCTCAGATTCTCCACGAAACGGGCAAAAAGAATACGTTACCCGTGCCGGTGTCCCCGGTTGGGGCTGATGGGGCGGTGATATCCGTGGGGGATGATGGTAAAACTGTTCAGGTGTGGTTGGCGGGGCTGCCGGCACGGGTGTTAGAGTCTTATGGTGTAAATTCTCTGCTGAGAATCGTTCCCCAGGAACCGGCAGCCGATGAAAATGCCTCGCTTCTTCAAATTCGCTCTCGCAGTGGTTTGACGGCACAAGCCCAACTTTTATCAGCGAATGGGTTGGCTGCAACGCCCCTAAAGGTGGGACAGTTTGTTCAAGAAGCCGTCCGGGTGTTGCCGCGAAATATCACCTTGACGGTGGCTTTAGAAGCCGGTTTAGACAGAATTGAGCGAGTGGATGCAACGAGCGCTTTTTCCACGATTTCTCATGTCTCGCCGGTGGTGGCGGGTGAACAGCCGGCTGATTGTTTATTTGGGCGCGTGCGAGAAACTTTACTCGCCCAAACCCCAACAGCCGCTTTACCCACTCTTGCTCAAGGCAGCTACGGCTTGTTTTCCCTAGCGCAAGATTTAATTCCCAATACAATCGGCGAAGGTGGGGAAGCCGTGAAGGCAGCGGTGCGCCGGTTAACGCCACAACTACAAACGCTTCTGGCAGCTAAGTTATGGCGCTTAACCGCAAATGAAGGATCTTCGCGTTTGGGCATTACAGCCACCCTCGAACAGGTGGAGGGCACTGAACAACGAGTGCAGCTTGAACGCAAAACCTTGCGGGAGCAAAGCAATAAAAGAACAGCTCGGGCAGCTCACCAGGACGCAGATTTAGGCGTTTTAAATTTATCTGCCGGCAGTCGCATCCAGTACCGGCTGCGAAATGACAGTGATCGCCCGGTTTATTACATTCTGCTGGGTTTAGATCACCGGGGACGAGCCTATGCCGGCGGCGTTTGCGAAGCCGTTGCCCTTTGTGCTGTCCAACCTGCTGGTACTACAGAAGTTGCTCAAACCGAAACCAGTGTGCAGCAAAATGCGATCGCCCCAGGAGAAAGCGTGACAATTCCCTCGGCTGCGTCTCAGTCTGTCTGGATTGTGCGCGGTACTCGGGGGGTGACGGAAGCGCAGGTGATTTGCTCGACTTCTCCCTTCACTCGGACAAGTGCGGCGTTGGCAGCAGCCATGCCTTCAAGGGGAGATGCTCAGCCTATTGGTGTGCTGTCAGATCCTTTGCCGGTGGCGCAAGCACTTTTGCAAGATTTACACCAAGCAAGTGCCGGCAGTGCTCAACTGGCTGGAATATCAAGCGATGCGTTTGCTTTTGATGTGAATGCTTGGGCGACGCTGAGCTTTATTTATCAGGTGGTTTGA
- a CDS encoding cold shock domain-containing protein: protein MEPVLNKGQLTTWKDDKGFGFIKPEDGGKEVFLHISALKRADRRPKVGDTIFYERVAEADGKVRATKASIQGVADQSLQTKPASRKQGVADRPLQTKPAPRKQGLLKSVVSLGALAVIALFTTLSPTRSAPPIRTTTTPAGSASPMRAVINKECVIKGNISISTGDKLYHLPGMEDYEATRIDPTKGERWFCTESEAIANGWHKAPR, encoded by the coding sequence ATGGAACCCGTTCTCAATAAAGGTCAATTGACAACCTGGAAAGACGATAAAGGTTTTGGCTTCATCAAGCCAGAAGATGGCGGTAAAGAAGTTTTCTTACATATCAGTGCGCTGAAGAGAGCAGATCGCCGGCCAAAAGTCGGAGATACGATTTTTTACGAGCGAGTTGCGGAAGCAGACGGGAAGGTACGCGCTACTAAAGCCTCAATTCAAGGTGTTGCAGATCAATCTTTGCAAACCAAGCCGGCATCAAGGAAACAAGGTGTTGCAGATCGACCTTTGCAAACCAAGCCTGCACCAAGGAAACAGGGTTTACTTAAAAGTGTTGTTAGCCTTGGAGCTCTGGCTGTCATTGCGCTTTTTACGACCCTTAGTCCTACTCGTTCTGCCCCTCCAATTAGAACTACCACAACACCTGCTGGTTCTGCCTCTCCAATGAGAGCCGTCATAAACAAAGAATGTGTTATCAAAGGTAATATCTCGATTAGTACCGGCGACAAGCTTTATCACCTTCCGGGTATGGAAGATTACGAAGCAACAAGAATCGATCCAACAAAGGGAGAAAGGTGGTTTTGTACAGAGTCAGAGGCGATCGCAAATGGTTGGCATAAAGCACCGAGGTAG